A genomic region of Noviherbaspirillum sp. L7-7A contains the following coding sequences:
- a CDS encoding SAM-dependent methyltransferase, with product MAAEIRPGQSLELLKELHILTRDGKLNQDSRRKLKQVYHLVQFIEPLLRQVLADQPEIRLVDHGAGKSYLGFILYDLFFKDQAPGSHIYGIETRDELVRKSEALAARLGFAGMSFLNLSVAESITSDRLPPQVDVVTALHACNTATDDAIHFALKRKARLIVLVPCCQAEVASVLKKNKARSLARDALTEIWRHPVHTREFGSQLTNVLRCLQLEAHGYQVTVTELVGWEHSMKNELIVASYQNLPRRRPSERLQAVLQSLGLEELGERFFTDAAAAENAEPAAS from the coding sequence AACCAGGACAGCCGCCGCAAGCTCAAGCAGGTCTATCACCTGGTGCAGTTCATCGAGCCGCTGCTGAGGCAGGTGCTGGCGGACCAGCCCGAAATCCGTCTGGTGGACCACGGCGCCGGCAAGTCCTACCTTGGCTTCATCCTGTACGACCTGTTCTTCAAGGACCAGGCGCCCGGCTCGCATATCTACGGCATCGAGACTCGCGACGAACTGGTGCGGAAATCCGAAGCGCTTGCGGCACGCCTGGGGTTTGCCGGCATGTCCTTCCTGAACCTGTCGGTGGCCGAGTCGATCACGTCCGACCGGCTGCCGCCGCAGGTGGACGTGGTCACCGCGCTGCATGCGTGCAACACCGCCACCGACGACGCCATCCATTTCGCGCTGAAGAGGAAGGCCCGCTTAATCGTTCTGGTGCCTTGCTGCCAGGCCGAGGTGGCATCGGTGCTGAAGAAGAACAAGGCGCGCTCGCTGGCGCGCGATGCGCTGACCGAGATCTGGCGCCACCCGGTGCATACCCGGGAGTTCGGCAGCCAGCTCACCAATGTGCTGCGCTGCCTGCAGCTGGAAGCCCATGGCTACCAGGTCACCGTGACCGAGTTGGTGGGCTGGGAGCATTCGATGAAGAATGAGCTGATCGTGGCCAGCTACCAGAACCTGCCGCGCCGCCGGCCGTCGGAGCGGCTGCAGGCGGTGCTGCAGTCGCTGGGCCTGGAAGAACTGGGCGAGCGTTTCTTCACCGACGCGGCCGCGGCGGAAAACGCCGAACCCGCGGCTTCTTGA